One Bacteroidales bacterium genomic region harbors:
- a CDS encoding insulinase family protein has product MNIIKHTLSNGLKVLISKNTSTPISYVNILYNVGAKHEDPEKTGFAHLFEHLMFGGSRHVHEYDHVIEEIGGENNAFTNNDFTNYYVSFPGNNLDTVLWAESDRMNDLAINEEKLTIQKQVVIEEFKQRYLNAPYGRASHELRKLSYQVHPYRWPTIGLELNHIERATLQDVQTFYEKWYNPDNAILVYIGPIDPEEVFKKIEYWFGDIRKNRTIHLPLPAEPSQTEKRQKILKENVPFRAVYRAYHMPSRMDPQYVVCDLISDLLSEGRSGRLEQHLVKDNPIFSSISAYVGGDIDPGLFYIVGELRENVSWNQALTALDKELHAICEGNFSDDELIKAINQHQFVFSSSLVSMQERAVQLAFFELLGDWSLLLRQNQIYQSITRDAIIEVAQQIFSEHNCSEILYEPLDK; this is encoded by the coding sequence GTGAACATCATTAAGCATACCCTTTCCAATGGCCTAAAAGTACTTATTTCTAAAAACACATCCACACCTATTTCTTATGTTAATATTCTTTACAACGTTGGAGCTAAGCATGAAGATCCTGAAAAAACAGGTTTTGCTCATCTTTTCGAACATCTTATGTTCGGAGGTAGTCGGCATGTTCATGAGTATGATCATGTAATTGAGGAAATTGGCGGTGAAAACAATGCTTTTACTAACAACGATTTTACCAACTATTACGTAAGTTTCCCAGGCAACAACTTGGACACGGTATTATGGGCTGAATCCGATAGGATGAATGATCTTGCTATCAACGAAGAAAAACTTACTATTCAAAAACAAGTGGTCATCGAAGAATTTAAGCAAAGATATTTGAATGCACCTTATGGCAGAGCTTCGCACGAACTAAGAAAACTCTCTTATCAAGTTCATCCTTATCGCTGGCCCACCATTGGACTTGAACTAAATCACATTGAACGTGCTACTTTGCAGGATGTTCAAACATTTTATGAAAAATGGTATAATCCTGATAATGCCATTTTAGTTTATATCGGTCCGATCGATCCCGAAGAAGTATTCAAAAAAATTGAATACTGGTTTGGTGACATACGAAAAAATCGAACTATTCATTTACCCTTACCTGCTGAACCAAGCCAAACAGAAAAGCGACAGAAAATCTTAAAAGAAAATGTACCCTTTAGAGCTGTTTATCGAGCATATCACATGCCTTCCCGGATGGATCCTCAATATGTTGTTTGCGACCTTATATCTGATCTTTTGTCGGAAGGTAGATCTGGCCGACTCGAACAACACCTTGTTAAGGACAATCCCATTTTTTCGAGTATTTCAGCTTACGTAGGTGGCGATATCGATCCTGGACTGTTTTATATTGTCGGTGAACTGAGGGAAAATGTATCATGGAATCAAGCTTTAACTGCACTTGACAAAGAATTACATGCAATTTGTGAAGGGAATTTCTCTGACGATGAACTTATAAAAGCAATTAATCAACATCAATTTGTCTTTTCTTCTTCACTCGTGTCTATGCAAGAAAGAGCTGTACAGTTAGCTTTTTTTGAACTACTTGGTGATTGGTCTTTACTCCTCAGACAAAATCAGATCTATCAATCTATTACTCGTGACGCGATCATCGAAGTTGCCCAGCAAATTTTTTCAGAACACAACTGCTCCGAAATTTTGTATGAACCCCTCGACAAATGA
- a CDS encoding ceramidase, translating into MMDSGIFSKDHGPIYRETWLYLQRGENSFIVEPWNAYSSLLFIVGAFLIYIYLRKKRISFPFMQFVFIPLLFLGGLGSTFYHAFRAHRWIMWLDVMPMFVLTLAISFHFWQKITHRSWLTILILIFFILSRMTVFELLPLQLAINVSYAIVGIAMGLPLCWVAYKTHFYKLSFLIGAMIMFVISLFFRWLDDISLNSMPIGTHWLWHVFSTIGSVLAGIYIIHLFMYEKHGFRNI; encoded by the coding sequence ATGATGGACTCTGGTATTTTTTCAAAAGATCATGGGCCTATATATCGTGAAACATGGCTTTATCTTCAAAGAGGAGAAAACTCTTTCATAGTAGAACCTTGGAATGCTTATAGCTCTCTTCTTTTTATAGTAGGTGCTTTCTTAATCTACATCTACTTACGAAAAAAAAGAATTTCTTTTCCTTTTATGCAATTTGTTTTTATACCCCTTCTTTTTTTGGGAGGATTAGGAAGTACGTTCTATCATGCGTTTCGCGCACATCGATGGATCATGTGGCTAGACGTCATGCCTATGTTCGTTCTTACACTTGCTATAAGTTTCCATTTTTGGCAAAAAATCACCCACCGCAGTTGGCTTACCATCTTGATTTTGATCTTTTTTATTCTCAGTAGAATGACTGTTTTCGAGTTGTTACCACTTCAACTGGCTATCAATGTGAGTTATGCTATTGTAGGAATTGCTATGGGATTGCCCTTATGTTGGGTTGCCTATAAGACCCATTTTTATAAACTATCATTCCTTATTGGAGCTATGATCATGTTCGTGATAAGCTTATTCTTTCGCTGGTTAGACGATATCTCTCTTAATTCTATGCCCATCGGTACTCATTGGCTCTGGCACGTGTTTTCCACCATAGGAAGTGTTCTTGCAGGAATTTACATCATTCACCTCTTTATGTATGAAAAACATGGATTTCGCAACATATGA
- the purB gene encoding adenylosuccinate lyase, which yields MHHLSISPVDGRYYSLTKDLSSYFSEFALTKYRIQIEIEYFINLKKTIPQHISLKDEDEHQLRSLLDKFDQKEFENIKIIEKTTNHDVKAVEIYLRQKFDELGLTSVKEWIHFGLTSQDVNSVAFTLMVKNAFEQIMLPIMRELIELLTSQAHSWLNICMLSRTHGQPASPTTLGKEWMVFAERLQNILTQLDQHLFTTKFGGAVGNFNAHYAAFPEIDWVLWANSFLERTFSLKRQQWTTQIEHYDTLCLFLKKMASWNTVLIDLNKDIWLYIMQDYFLLKKVDEEVGSSTMPHKINPIDFENSEGNLYVANALFSLLAEKLPVSRLQRDLTDSTVIRNIGVPFAHSLIAYKALLRGLKKLEVNQDRIKEDLTVHWEVITEAIQTILRREGFPNAYDTLKQLARGNRQLDQQSIHRWIDTLPVSNEVKEELKNITPFNYIGFLKKYGS from the coding sequence ATGCATCATTTATCCATTTCACCTGTTGATGGGAGATATTATTCGCTTACAAAGGATTTGTCGTCGTATTTTTCCGAATTTGCCCTAACCAAATATAGAATTCAAATAGAAATCGAATATTTTATAAACCTGAAAAAAACAATTCCTCAACATATTTCTTTAAAGGATGAAGATGAACATCAACTTCGCTCCTTACTTGACAAATTCGACCAAAAGGAATTTGAGAATATTAAAATCATTGAAAAAACTACTAATCACGACGTTAAAGCAGTCGAAATATACCTTCGTCAGAAGTTTGATGAATTAGGCCTTACGTCAGTTAAAGAATGGATTCATTTTGGACTGACTTCTCAGGACGTAAACAGCGTAGCTTTCACTCTCATGGTTAAAAATGCCTTCGAACAAATTATGCTACCTATTATGAGAGAACTCATCGAACTACTTACCAGTCAAGCTCATTCATGGCTTAATATATGCATGCTGAGTAGAACCCATGGTCAACCAGCTTCTCCTACCACATTAGGCAAAGAATGGATGGTATTTGCTGAACGACTGCAAAATATTCTTACTCAATTGGACCAACATCTTTTCACGACTAAATTTGGTGGTGCCGTTGGGAATTTCAATGCACACTATGCGGCATTTCCTGAAATTGACTGGGTCCTTTGGGCAAATTCATTCCTCGAAAGAACTTTTTCTCTCAAGCGTCAACAATGGACTACACAAATCGAACATTACGATACCCTTTGTTTATTTCTGAAAAAAATGGCTTCGTGGAATACCGTATTGATTGACTTGAACAAAGATATTTGGTTATACATCATGCAAGACTATTTCCTTCTGAAAAAAGTAGATGAAGAAGTGGGCTCATCTACTATGCCTCACAAGATTAATCCTATAGACTTCGAAAACTCTGAAGGTAATTTGTACGTGGCCAACGCTTTGTTTTCATTGTTGGCTGAGAAACTTCCAGTTTCAAGACTGCAGCGAGACCTGACAGATTCGACTGTTATTCGAAACATAGGGGTACCATTTGCCCATAGTCTTATTGCATATAAAGCTTTGCTCAGAGGATTGAAAAAACTTGAAGTTAATCAAGATAGAATAAAAGAAGACCTTACCGTCCACTGGGAAGTTATCACCGAAGCTATTCAGACCATCCTTCGCAGGGAAGGATTCCCAAATGCGTACGATACACTCAAGCAACTTGCGAGAGGTAATCGTCAGCTTGATCAGCAATCAATCCATCGTTGGATCGACACCCTCCCCGTTTCTAACGAAGTGAAAGAAGAACTTAAAAACATCACGCCTTTTAATTATATTGGTTTTTTGAAGAAATACGGTTCATGA
- a CDS encoding insulinase family protein encodes MKHNSKPSLIPISYFEPSVPQKLKIDENLTLHLLPYEGDFAQFIFVLPIGKKNEKKLLQASFTALMLLEGTNRKTSSEIAFEFDKLASEINIHTSLEHTIFSIATIKNNVEPVMNLFFECLFNSVFPEKELHTLLQQHRQDFMIKIRKPMFKARTLFPSLLFGDQHIAFKPTTDEDFLHVGTSDLHAFYHHYPWDKIQIFFTGDPSCIDKVDFTPLVKAAQNTTSHEEQILICHPTKEKEKIDYVPESAQSAIILGKPTITFKHPDYPAFYFLNVVLGGYFGSRLMKNIRETKGYTYGIYSDITSHKTLSFWAIYSTVNKEKTQDAINEIFHEIQRLLDEKVPLKELTKVKNYIKGVYLSNFENEFTTTQYFVSLYKHDVDPLSYGKYFWNEVDHMDPDKLLKVANQYLQPDELKILIVTS; translated from the coding sequence ATGAAACACAATTCAAAACCTTCATTGATTCCAATTTCTTATTTCGAACCTTCTGTTCCCCAGAAGCTTAAAATAGATGAGAACCTTACTCTACATCTCCTACCGTATGAGGGAGATTTTGCTCAGTTTATCTTTGTTTTACCCATTGGGAAAAAAAATGAAAAAAAATTACTTCAAGCAAGTTTCACGGCATTAATGTTATTGGAAGGAACCAATAGGAAGACATCGAGCGAAATAGCTTTTGAATTTGACAAGCTCGCTTCTGAAATCAACATTCACACATCCTTAGAACACACTATTTTTTCTATAGCTACGATAAAAAACAATGTCGAACCCGTGATGAATCTTTTTTTTGAATGTCTTTTCAACTCGGTGTTTCCCGAGAAGGAACTTCATACACTTCTTCAACAACATCGACAAGATTTTATGATTAAAATTCGTAAACCCATGTTTAAAGCACGTACCCTTTTCCCCTCCTTACTTTTTGGCGATCAGCATATAGCATTTAAACCCACCACAGATGAAGATTTTCTTCATGTCGGCACTTCTGATCTTCATGCATTTTATCATCATTACCCATGGGATAAAATTCAAATATTTTTCACCGGAGATCCTTCCTGCATAGATAAAGTAGACTTTACCCCACTTGTTAAAGCTGCTCAAAATACCACATCTCATGAAGAACAAATTCTTATTTGCCATCCCACTAAGGAAAAAGAAAAAATCGATTATGTTCCCGAATCTGCCCAATCGGCTATTATTTTAGGAAAACCCACCATAACTTTCAAGCATCCCGATTATCCAGCATTTTACTTCCTTAACGTAGTTTTAGGTGGTTATTTTGGCAGTCGACTCATGAAAAACATACGTGAAACTAAAGGATACACTTATGGCATCTATTCAGATATAACTTCGCACAAAACATTATCTTTCTGGGCTATTTATTCCACCGTAAACAAAGAAAAAACTCAAGATGCTATTAATGAAATTTTCCACGAAATTCAACGTTTATTAGATGAAAAAGTTCCACTAAAAGAACTGACTAAAGTGAAAAATTATATCAAAGGGGTATATCTTTCGAATTTTGAAAATGAGTTCACTACCACGCAATATTTTGTCTCTTTGTACAAACATGATGTTGATCCTCTCTCATACGGAAAATATTTTTGGAATGAGGTAGATCATATGGATCCAGACAAGTTACTTAAAGTTGCCAATCAGTACCTTCAACCCGATGAACTTAAAATTTTGATTGTTACCTCGTGA
- a CDS encoding T9SS type A sorting domain-containing protein, which translates to MKNKNFIVALFVSTFNLFLIAQNNALILHNDVVLNITNGAVLNVAQSNQNGIIRSGTANGIIRSEGELNRVAWHINNATGTYVIPFGVTTAAADQLPFTYQITGAGSNPGVLVVSTYQTAANNTPFPTVAPAVTNTNACWPSGSCVNRSLYAVDRYFILRKVNWTTNPTSTITIPYRDVEWAAPNTITEANIQAEYWDGTKWMPGWYLNPPLLGTVNTATNVVSNINAGSGNFYTWILVDRTNPLPVELVSFTVSCPDNKSPLIEWITQSETNNAYFVLQRSLDGSSWEAIATITGAGTSNEPKYYSYRDFDAKGNMFYYSIKQVDFDGIQHDGPVANTTCSAPLSLTANQFNIYGNQHDLVFISFNSQKDENVHVKIFDLLGQIIYQNTFTANPGMNTFRIFLPNLPKSYYMIQATTSDKQEVRKLLLGKNQ; encoded by the coding sequence ATGAAGAATAAAAATTTTATTGTTGCATTGTTTGTTTCCACGTTCAATCTCTTTCTAATTGCACAAAACAACGCACTGATATTACACAATGATGTAGTTCTTAACATCACCAATGGAGCTGTTCTCAATGTAGCTCAGTCAAATCAAAATGGCATTATACGATCAGGGACAGCCAATGGTATCATTCGAAGCGAAGGTGAGTTGAACAGGGTAGCTTGGCATATCAACAACGCTACGGGAACTTACGTGATTCCCTTTGGGGTAACCACTGCTGCTGCCGATCAGTTGCCTTTTACCTATCAAATTACGGGTGCCGGCAGTAATCCAGGTGTTCTGGTCGTAAGTACATATCAAACTGCTGCTAACAATACTCCTTTTCCCACTGTAGCTCCAGCAGTGACCAATACGAACGCATGTTGGCCCTCTGGTAGTTGTGTGAACAGATCTCTTTATGCTGTTGATCGTTATTTTATTTTACGCAAAGTCAACTGGACCACCAACCCCACCAGTACGATTACCATCCCTTACCGAGATGTGGAATGGGCAGCACCTAATACCATTACAGAAGCCAACATTCAAGCAGAATATTGGGATGGGACCAAATGGATGCCTGGCTGGTACCTTAATCCACCATTGCTTGGAACTGTAAATACCGCTACGAACGTAGTTTCTAACATAAACGCAGGAAGTGGTAATTTTTATACGTGGATACTGGTAGATAGAACCAATCCTTTGCCTGTGGAACTTGTATCTTTTACTGTGAGTTGTCCCGACAATAAATCACCTCTCATTGAATGGATTACACAGAGCGAAACCAACAACGCTTATTTTGTACTCCAACGCTCATTAGATGGCTCGAGTTGGGAAGCTATCGCTACCATCACCGGAGCTGGCACATCTAACGAACCAAAATATTACTCCTATCGAGATTTCGATGCAAAAGGCAACATGTTTTATTATTCCATCAAACAAGTTGATTTCGATGGAATTCAACACGACGGGCCAGTAGCCAACACAACATGTTCGGCTCCCCTTTCTCTGACAGCTAATCAATTCAATATTTACGGAAACCAGCATGATCTTGTTTTTATTTCCTTCAATTCGCAGAAAGACGAAAACGTCCATGTGAAAATATTCGACTTGCTAGGTCAAATAATTTACCAAAACACGTTTACTGCTAATCCAGGCATGAACACTTTCAGGATCTTCCTGCCCAATCTTCCGAAATCATATTACATGATTCAAGCAACAACTTCTGATAAACAAGAAGTGAGGAAGCTTCTTCTAGGTAAAAATCAATAA
- a CDS encoding gliding motility-associated C-terminal domain-containing protein gives MRKVCVFFFMVISYSLVGLDPPSFRCIEVLPNGDVRLSWLPPADPTFIFDAYLIYSSAQPTGPFVLVDQISNYNQLSYIHVGASAQNQIKYYYLVTRYNAPNFQYSISSDTLATMKLSVINPMNGIALLQWNPLHAPLLNTHSSYQIWMEYPQNDWNILATTTNTQHTDTITVCHDSITYRIQVQDQSGCVSISSLSGGVFQNLIPPVNPGIDSVSIQNPVGHALIGWHPSPSTDTRGYVIYFFSSMAWVPIDTVWGRFNTSYVNTSSQANSQVETYAIASFDSCHRISPISSPHSTILLKASYDSCQRKVFLQWSAYHAWTAVKYLVYRKINSSSYTLVDSTQQLYYTDSLHVSQGTYCYFIRAKQLGKSSSSNEICFDVNLPPLPQFVYLRKATVFPDGSTQLSWFVDPYTTISSCKIYSSLDKYQWKLLNEIPYHPSGHYSWIDENKIANERPVYYKITTTDICGIEHVSSNVVRTMFLKAYPGEQLMNNLEWNLYEGWNGFSHLYLIKTPTHYIDTLVLELDPTFNSFQDDVSLWNETDGYFTYRLMAVENNLNPFGFQDTVFSNIAYVRQWPRLFVPQAFSPEGYNKTWCVFGVFVDKATYLLQIFNRWGELMFETTSLDDCWNGINDGKSAPPGAYIYQILMTFPDGTQFKKNGPVILIR, from the coding sequence ATGAGAAAAGTTTGTGTTTTCTTTTTCATGGTTATATCATACTCTTTGGTTGGGTTGGATCCTCCTTCTTTTCGATGCATTGAGGTTTTGCCCAACGGTGACGTTCGTCTTTCTTGGCTGCCACCCGCTGATCCAACTTTTATTTTTGATGCATATTTGATTTATTCTTCTGCCCAACCAACAGGGCCTTTCGTTCTAGTAGACCAAATTAGCAATTACAACCAACTCTCTTATATCCATGTGGGTGCTTCTGCACAAAATCAAATCAAGTATTATTATCTTGTTACCAGGTATAATGCTCCTAATTTCCAATACTCTATTTCATCCGACACTCTAGCGACCATGAAACTATCAGTCATCAATCCCATGAATGGCATAGCTCTTCTCCAATGGAATCCCCTACATGCCCCACTTTTAAATACACATTCTTCCTACCAAATCTGGATGGAATATCCCCAAAATGACTGGAACATCCTTGCCACAACAACAAACACTCAACATACCGACACCATTACCGTCTGTCATGACAGCATTACATATCGTATTCAAGTGCAAGATCAAAGCGGCTGTGTTTCTATTTCCTCGCTTTCTGGTGGAGTTTTTCAAAACCTCATTCCACCTGTTAATCCCGGAATCGACAGCGTTAGCATACAAAATCCGGTTGGGCATGCTTTGATTGGTTGGCATCCCTCACCTTCGACCGATACTCGTGGTTACGTCATTTATTTCTTTTCTTCAATGGCGTGGGTTCCTATAGATACCGTCTGGGGGAGGTTTAATACATCCTATGTCAATACATCTTCACAAGCCAATTCTCAAGTTGAGACCTACGCCATAGCATCTTTCGATTCATGTCATCGTATTAGTCCTATTTCATCACCCCATTCAACCATTCTTCTCAAAGCATCCTATGATTCCTGCCAGCGCAAAGTTTTTTTGCAATGGAGTGCATATCATGCATGGACGGCAGTCAAATATCTTGTTTACCGCAAAATAAACAGTTCATCATATACATTGGTCGACAGTACCCAGCAACTTTATTATACAGACTCGCTTCATGTATCTCAAGGAACCTACTGCTACTTCATTAGAGCCAAACAACTTGGAAAAAGCTCATCTTCTAATGAAATTTGCTTTGATGTAAACCTTCCCCCTTTGCCACAATTTGTTTATCTCCGAAAAGCAACTGTTTTCCCGGATGGATCTACTCAACTTTCATGGTTCGTCGATCCATATACCACCATTTCCAGCTGTAAAATCTACTCTTCTCTCGACAAGTACCAATGGAAATTGTTAAATGAGATCCCTTATCATCCTTCTGGTCACTACAGTTGGATTGACGAAAATAAAATAGCCAACGAACGACCAGTTTATTACAAAATCACTACCACCGACATCTGTGGAATTGAGCATGTTAGTTCCAACGTAGTTAGAACAATGTTCCTAAAGGCTTATCCCGGCGAACAACTCATGAATAACCTTGAATGGAACTTATATGAAGGATGGAATGGTTTTTCACATCTTTACCTCATAAAAACTCCCACACATTACATTGATACTTTAGTTCTGGAGCTGGATCCCACCTTTAACTCTTTCCAAGATGATGTCTCCTTATGGAACGAAACAGATGGTTATTTTACCTATCGCCTCATGGCTGTAGAAAACAATTTAAATCCTTTTGGGTTTCAAGATACCGTATTTTCCAACATTGCTTACGTACGACAATGGCCCAGGCTTTTTGTACCCCAAGCCTTTTCACCAGAAGGATATAACAAGACATGGTGTGTGTTTGGAGTATTTGTAGATAAGGCTACGTATTTATTACAGATTTTCAATCGTTGGGGAGAATTGATGTTTGAAACTACATCTCTCGATGATTGTTGGAACGGCATCAACGACGGTAAAAGTGCTCCACCCGGAGCCTATATTTATCAGATTCTTATGACTTTTCCTGATGGTACCCAGTTTAAGAAAAATGGTCCGGTTATTTTGATACGATAA